One genomic segment of Cydia splendana chromosome 5, ilCydSple1.2, whole genome shotgun sequence includes these proteins:
- the LOC134790742 gene encoding transcription factor Dp-1 isoform X3: MPQMVKVVQNTNQTIGQIKLKQNPVKIIKLPAASEVNTQAPLYRTVKLSGIKCASKLVQVPVDTFARLQKVVPKTEPVELEEVTEQEEEQNVLEEVSIIESLPNIVPVTTKLETSTSTTNGKTSYLPTMSSASRRRHDSDNEPPPEYTTKRRKHADKVGKGLRHFSMKVCEKVRTKGFTSYNEVADELVLEFSAGMHGSADSQQYDQKNIRRRVYDALNVLMAMNIISKEKKEIRWLGLPTNSVQECTALEKEKQAKLEKIQKKTQQLQELILQHISFKSLIERNKEAESKGVKPSPSSAIHLPFIVVNTSDKALIDCSISNDKTEYMFNFNKRFQIHDDIDILKRMGLLYGLDKGECTEEEIERVKSMVPKSLEYYVEQMGRGVTSKLSSMLEEELDEAAEDEEGVEAEGEVEGEAGPEPEAEPDDEPAEYSDDSSDVDV, translated from the exons ATG CCTCAGATGGTTAAAGTAGTGCAGAATACTAATCAAACCATTGGTCAAATTAAACTTAAACAAAATCCTGTAAAAATTATTAAGCTGCCAGCCGCCTCAGAGGTCAATACACAG GCTCCTCTATACCGGACTGTTAAGTTGAGTGGCATTAAATGTGCATCAA aaTTGGTTCAAGTACCTGTTGACACATTTGCTCGTCTGCAAAAAGTTGTTCCGAAAACTGAACCTGTGGAGCTAGAAGAAGTTACA GAACAGGAAGAGGAGCAGAACGTGTTAGAAGAGGTTAGCATTATCGAGAGCTTGCCCAACATAGTGCCAGTGACGACGAAACTAGAAACGAGTACAAGTACAACCAACGGCAAGACCAGTTACTTGCCGACCATGTCCAGTGCGTCCAGGCGGAGACACGACTCCGATAATGAACCACCACCAGAATA TACCACAAAACGACGTAAACATGCTGATAAAGTTGGAAAAGGTCTGCGGCATTTCTCCATGAAAGTTTGTGAAAAAGTGAGGACTAAAGGGTTTACATCGTACAATGAGGTGGCAGACGAGTTAGTGTTGGAATTCTCGGCTGGCATGCATGGATCAGCTGACAGTCAA CAATACGACCAAAAGAATATTCGCCGGAGAGTATATGACGCCTTAAACGTTTTAATGGCTATGAACATAATAtcaaaagaaaagaaagaaattCGGTGGTTAGGACTCCCAACTAATTCAGTACAAGAATGCACAGCACTAGAAAAGGAGAAACAAGCAAAACTGGAAAAGATTCAGAAGAAAACTCAGCAGCTACAAGAACTTATTTTACAG CACATCTCATTCAAGAGTTTAATAGAAAGAAATAAAGAGGCCGAGAGCAAAGGTGTTAAACCATCTCCATCCTCGGCCATTCATCTGCCGTTTATAGTTGTGAATACTAGTGATAAGGCACTTATCGACTGTAGTATATCAAATGACAa AACAGAGTATATGTTTAATTTCAACAAAAGGTTCCAGATTCATGATGACATAGACATATTAAAGAGGATGGGACTTCTATATG GTTTAGATAAAGGGGAATGTACAGAAGAAGAAATTGAAAGAGTCAAGAGCATGGTACCGAAATCGTTAGAGTATTATGTAGAAC AAATGGGTCGAGGCGTCACATCGAAGCTCTCTAGTATGCTCGAAGAGGAGCTGGACGAGGCTGCAGAAGACGAGGAGGGGGTCGAGGCGGAGGGCGAGGTGGAGGGCGAGGCGGGTCCGGAGCCCGAGGCCGAGCCCGACGACGAGCCCGCGGAGTACAG CGACGACAGCAGCGACGTCGACGTGTAG
- the LOC134790741 gene encoding COP9 signalosome complex subunit 9, whose amino-acid sequence MKPTVAADEMFPEGVGPWMDLEEAGGPSNLLMDLAANEKAVHADFFNDFEDLFDDDDLK is encoded by the exons ATGAAGCCGACCGTTGCCGCTGACGAAATGTTTCCCGAAGGAGTTGGACCTTGGATGGATTTGGAAGAA GCTGGTGGCCCATCCAATCTTCTCATGGATTTGGCTGCAAATGAAAAAGCTGTCCATGCAGACTTCTTCAATG ATTTTGAAGATttgtttgatgatgatgacctaaAGTAG
- the LOC134790742 gene encoding transcription factor Dp-1 isoform X2, which yields MSQKSSTVNFLIRDANGQPQMVKVVQNTNQTIGQIKLKQNPVKIIKLPAASEVNTQAPLYRTVKLSGIKCASKLVQVPVDTFARLQKVVPKTEPVELEEVTEQEEEQNVLEEVSIIESLPNIVPVTTKLETSTSTTNGKTSYLPTMSSASRRRHDSDNEPPPEYTTKRRKHADKVGKGLRHFSMKVCEKVRTKGFTSYNEVADELVLEFSAGMHGSADSQNIRRRVYDALNVLMAMNIISKEKKEIRWLGLPTNSVQECTALEKEKQAKLEKIQKKTQQLQELILQHISFKSLIERNKEAESKGVKPSPSSAIHLPFIVVNTSDKALIDCSISNDKTEYMFNFNKRFQIHDDIDILKRMGLLYGLDKGECTEEEIERVKSMVPKSLEYYVEQMGRGVTSKLSSMLEEELDEAAEDEEGVEAEGEVEGEAGPEPEAEPDDEPAEYSDDSSDVDV from the exons ATGTCCCAGAAAAGTAGTACAGTAAATTTTCTTATCCGTGACGCCAATG GACAGCCTCAGATGGTTAAAGTAGTGCAGAATACTAATCAAACCATTGGTCAAATTAAACTTAAACAAAATCCTGTAAAAATTATTAAGCTGCCAGCCGCCTCAGAGGTCAATACACAG GCTCCTCTATACCGGACTGTTAAGTTGAGTGGCATTAAATGTGCATCAA aaTTGGTTCAAGTACCTGTTGACACATTTGCTCGTCTGCAAAAAGTTGTTCCGAAAACTGAACCTGTGGAGCTAGAAGAAGTTACA GAACAGGAAGAGGAGCAGAACGTGTTAGAAGAGGTTAGCATTATCGAGAGCTTGCCCAACATAGTGCCAGTGACGACGAAACTAGAAACGAGTACAAGTACAACCAACGGCAAGACCAGTTACTTGCCGACCATGTCCAGTGCGTCCAGGCGGAGACACGACTCCGATAATGAACCACCACCAGAATA TACCACAAAACGACGTAAACATGCTGATAAAGTTGGAAAAGGTCTGCGGCATTTCTCCATGAAAGTTTGTGAAAAAGTGAGGACTAAAGGGTTTACATCGTACAATGAGGTGGCAGACGAGTTAGTGTTGGAATTCTCGGCTGGCATGCATGGATCAGCTGACAGTCAA AATATTCGCCGGAGAGTATATGACGCCTTAAACGTTTTAATGGCTATGAACATAATAtcaaaagaaaagaaagaaattCGGTGGTTAGGACTCCCAACTAATTCAGTACAAGAATGCACAGCACTAGAAAAGGAGAAACAAGCAAAACTGGAAAAGATTCAGAAGAAAACTCAGCAGCTACAAGAACTTATTTTACAG CACATCTCATTCAAGAGTTTAATAGAAAGAAATAAAGAGGCCGAGAGCAAAGGTGTTAAACCATCTCCATCCTCGGCCATTCATCTGCCGTTTATAGTTGTGAATACTAGTGATAAGGCACTTATCGACTGTAGTATATCAAATGACAa AACAGAGTATATGTTTAATTTCAACAAAAGGTTCCAGATTCATGATGACATAGACATATTAAAGAGGATGGGACTTCTATATG GTTTAGATAAAGGGGAATGTACAGAAGAAGAAATTGAAAGAGTCAAGAGCATGGTACCGAAATCGTTAGAGTATTATGTAGAAC AAATGGGTCGAGGCGTCACATCGAAGCTCTCTAGTATGCTCGAAGAGGAGCTGGACGAGGCTGCAGAAGACGAGGAGGGGGTCGAGGCGGAGGGCGAGGTGGAGGGCGAGGCGGGTCCGGAGCCCGAGGCCGAGCCCGACGACGAGCCCGCGGAGTACAG CGACGACAGCAGCGACGTCGACGTGTAG
- the LOC134790742 gene encoding transcription factor Dp-1 isoform X1 has protein sequence MSQKSSTVNFLIRDANGQPQMVKVVQNTNQTIGQIKLKQNPVKIIKLPAASEVNTQAPLYRTVKLSGIKCASKLVQVPVDTFARLQKVVPKTEPVELEEVTEQEEEQNVLEEVSIIESLPNIVPVTTKLETSTSTTNGKTSYLPTMSSASRRRHDSDNEPPPEYTTKRRKHADKVGKGLRHFSMKVCEKVRTKGFTSYNEVADELVLEFSAGMHGSADSQQYDQKNIRRRVYDALNVLMAMNIISKEKKEIRWLGLPTNSVQECTALEKEKQAKLEKIQKKTQQLQELILQHISFKSLIERNKEAESKGVKPSPSSAIHLPFIVVNTSDKALIDCSISNDKTEYMFNFNKRFQIHDDIDILKRMGLLYGLDKGECTEEEIERVKSMVPKSLEYYVEQMGRGVTSKLSSMLEEELDEAAEDEEGVEAEGEVEGEAGPEPEAEPDDEPAEYSDDSSDVDV, from the exons ATGTCCCAGAAAAGTAGTACAGTAAATTTTCTTATCCGTGACGCCAATG GACAGCCTCAGATGGTTAAAGTAGTGCAGAATACTAATCAAACCATTGGTCAAATTAAACTTAAACAAAATCCTGTAAAAATTATTAAGCTGCCAGCCGCCTCAGAGGTCAATACACAG GCTCCTCTATACCGGACTGTTAAGTTGAGTGGCATTAAATGTGCATCAA aaTTGGTTCAAGTACCTGTTGACACATTTGCTCGTCTGCAAAAAGTTGTTCCGAAAACTGAACCTGTGGAGCTAGAAGAAGTTACA GAACAGGAAGAGGAGCAGAACGTGTTAGAAGAGGTTAGCATTATCGAGAGCTTGCCCAACATAGTGCCAGTGACGACGAAACTAGAAACGAGTACAAGTACAACCAACGGCAAGACCAGTTACTTGCCGACCATGTCCAGTGCGTCCAGGCGGAGACACGACTCCGATAATGAACCACCACCAGAATA TACCACAAAACGACGTAAACATGCTGATAAAGTTGGAAAAGGTCTGCGGCATTTCTCCATGAAAGTTTGTGAAAAAGTGAGGACTAAAGGGTTTACATCGTACAATGAGGTGGCAGACGAGTTAGTGTTGGAATTCTCGGCTGGCATGCATGGATCAGCTGACAGTCAA CAATACGACCAAAAGAATATTCGCCGGAGAGTATATGACGCCTTAAACGTTTTAATGGCTATGAACATAATAtcaaaagaaaagaaagaaattCGGTGGTTAGGACTCCCAACTAATTCAGTACAAGAATGCACAGCACTAGAAAAGGAGAAACAAGCAAAACTGGAAAAGATTCAGAAGAAAACTCAGCAGCTACAAGAACTTATTTTACAG CACATCTCATTCAAGAGTTTAATAGAAAGAAATAAAGAGGCCGAGAGCAAAGGTGTTAAACCATCTCCATCCTCGGCCATTCATCTGCCGTTTATAGTTGTGAATACTAGTGATAAGGCACTTATCGACTGTAGTATATCAAATGACAa AACAGAGTATATGTTTAATTTCAACAAAAGGTTCCAGATTCATGATGACATAGACATATTAAAGAGGATGGGACTTCTATATG GTTTAGATAAAGGGGAATGTACAGAAGAAGAAATTGAAAGAGTCAAGAGCATGGTACCGAAATCGTTAGAGTATTATGTAGAAC AAATGGGTCGAGGCGTCACATCGAAGCTCTCTAGTATGCTCGAAGAGGAGCTGGACGAGGCTGCAGAAGACGAGGAGGGGGTCGAGGCGGAGGGCGAGGTGGAGGGCGAGGCGGGTCCGGAGCCCGAGGCCGAGCCCGACGACGAGCCCGCGGAGTACAG CGACGACAGCAGCGACGTCGACGTGTAG
- the LOC134790742 gene encoding transcription factor Dp-1 isoform X5 — protein sequence MAPLYRTVKLSGIKCASKLVQVPVDTFARLQKVVPKTEPVELEEVTEQEEEQNVLEEVSIIESLPNIVPVTTKLETSTSTTNGKTSYLPTMSSASRRRHDSDNEPPPEYTTKRRKHADKVGKGLRHFSMKVCEKVRTKGFTSYNEVADELVLEFSAGMHGSADSQQYDQKNIRRRVYDALNVLMAMNIISKEKKEIRWLGLPTNSVQECTALEKEKQAKLEKIQKKTQQLQELILQHISFKSLIERNKEAESKGVKPSPSSAIHLPFIVVNTSDKALIDCSISNDKTEYMFNFNKRFQIHDDIDILKRMGLLYGLDKGECTEEEIERVKSMVPKSLEYYVEQMGRGVTSKLSSMLEEELDEAAEDEEGVEAEGEVEGEAGPEPEAEPDDEPAEYSDDSSDVDV from the exons ATG GCTCCTCTATACCGGACTGTTAAGTTGAGTGGCATTAAATGTGCATCAA aaTTGGTTCAAGTACCTGTTGACACATTTGCTCGTCTGCAAAAAGTTGTTCCGAAAACTGAACCTGTGGAGCTAGAAGAAGTTACA GAACAGGAAGAGGAGCAGAACGTGTTAGAAGAGGTTAGCATTATCGAGAGCTTGCCCAACATAGTGCCAGTGACGACGAAACTAGAAACGAGTACAAGTACAACCAACGGCAAGACCAGTTACTTGCCGACCATGTCCAGTGCGTCCAGGCGGAGACACGACTCCGATAATGAACCACCACCAGAATA TACCACAAAACGACGTAAACATGCTGATAAAGTTGGAAAAGGTCTGCGGCATTTCTCCATGAAAGTTTGTGAAAAAGTGAGGACTAAAGGGTTTACATCGTACAATGAGGTGGCAGACGAGTTAGTGTTGGAATTCTCGGCTGGCATGCATGGATCAGCTGACAGTCAA CAATACGACCAAAAGAATATTCGCCGGAGAGTATATGACGCCTTAAACGTTTTAATGGCTATGAACATAATAtcaaaagaaaagaaagaaattCGGTGGTTAGGACTCCCAACTAATTCAGTACAAGAATGCACAGCACTAGAAAAGGAGAAACAAGCAAAACTGGAAAAGATTCAGAAGAAAACTCAGCAGCTACAAGAACTTATTTTACAG CACATCTCATTCAAGAGTTTAATAGAAAGAAATAAAGAGGCCGAGAGCAAAGGTGTTAAACCATCTCCATCCTCGGCCATTCATCTGCCGTTTATAGTTGTGAATACTAGTGATAAGGCACTTATCGACTGTAGTATATCAAATGACAa AACAGAGTATATGTTTAATTTCAACAAAAGGTTCCAGATTCATGATGACATAGACATATTAAAGAGGATGGGACTTCTATATG GTTTAGATAAAGGGGAATGTACAGAAGAAGAAATTGAAAGAGTCAAGAGCATGGTACCGAAATCGTTAGAGTATTATGTAGAAC AAATGGGTCGAGGCGTCACATCGAAGCTCTCTAGTATGCTCGAAGAGGAGCTGGACGAGGCTGCAGAAGACGAGGAGGGGGTCGAGGCGGAGGGCGAGGTGGAGGGCGAGGCGGGTCCGGAGCCCGAGGCCGAGCCCGACGACGAGCCCGCGGAGTACAG CGACGACAGCAGCGACGTCGACGTGTAG
- the LOC134790743 gene encoding EGF domain-specific O-linked N-acetylglucosamine transferase produces the protein MFVILCLSLLNLRATNSINLKDLNVPAEHLPYVFNAYPNIAKSCAEDPQCPYKALAEMKACWGYEPTCEKSNSYHVRPRCPGDHRGWVKTKEAQYETFFTQADFGYIKEQISELTVMCEPSYPHDSSLECSKYLRFCRGRNLMLNFTGLIGRGDNLRYKSDILGPGQIGGYCKLYSDRLKKEAEHFSQLQSWASELQHFVRTLSRPVDDGLCDVTIDKPTYIMKLDATVNMYHHFCDFFNLYASLHVNSTHASTFSRDNHILVWETFTYGSAFQDTFKAFTVNPIWDLKKFRGKVVCFKNVVFPLLPRMIFGLFYNTPLIYGCERSGLFHAFSKHILHSFNIRPQIRENDKVRVTLLSRGTTYRSILNEKEIVEALVKVKGYHVQRVVYDMTVPFAEQLEITHNTDVFIGMHGAGLTHLLFLPDWAAAFEVYNCEDPNCYADLARLRGLKYVTWRDKTKLVQQDQGHGPGGGSHAKFTNYSFDVKEFLRLVEECAAYVRERQDFKNFVEASAEKRMHEEL, from the exons ATGTTTGTAATATTATGTCTGAGTTTGTTAAATCTTCGTGCCACTAACTCTATTAACTTAAAGGATTTAAATGTACCAGCAGAACATCTTCCTTATGTTTTTAATGCATATCCTAACATCGCCAAATCGTGTGCTGAAGATCCGCAATGCCCCTACAAAGCACTAGCTGAAATGAAAGCTTGTTGGGGTTATGAGCCCACCTGTGAAAAAAGTAATTCATATCATGTTAGACCACGATGTCCTGGCGATCATCGAGGTTGGGTCAAAACGAAAGAGGCGCAATATGAGACTTTTTTTACACAAGCGGATTTCG GCTATATTAAGGAGCAAATCAGTGAACTGACGGTGATGTGTGAACCATCATATCCACATGATTCATCCTTGGAATGCTCTAAGTATTTAAG GTTTTGCAGGGGCCGGAATCTGATGCTCAATTTCACTGGGCTGATTGGCCGGGGGGATAATCTGCGTTACAAGTCTGACATTCTTGGTCCTGGACAAATAG GTGGATACTGTAAGTTGTACTCAGACAGACTGAAGAAAGAAGCGGAGCATTTCAGCCAACTGCAGTCATGGGCTTCCGAGCTTCAACATTTCGTGAGAACGCTTTCCAGACCTGTGGATGATGGGTTATGTGACGTCACTATTGACAAACCAACTTATATTATGAAACTGGACGCAA CTGTCAACATGTATCACCACTTCTGTGACTTCTTCAATTTATACGCATCACTTCATGTCAACTCTACTCACGCGTCCACTTTCTCAAGGGACAACCACATTCTAGTTTGGGAAACATTTACATATGGTTCTGCATTTCAAGATACATTCAAAGCCTTCACAGTCAATCCTATATGGGACTTGAAGAAATTCAGAGGGAAGGTGGTGTGTTTTAAAAATGTTGTGTTCCCTCTTCTGCCCAGAATGATTTTTGGTTTGTTCTACAATACTCCCTTG ATATATGGCTGTGAACGAAGTGGATTATTCCACGCATTTTCAAAACATATTCTACACTCATTCAATATAAGGCCTCAAATTAGGGAAAATGATAAAGTAAGAGTAACACTATTGTCCCGAGGGACGACCTATAGGTCtatattaaatgaaaaggaaaTAGTGGAGGCATTGGTCAAAGTGAAAGGATATCACGTGCAACGAGTTGTGTACGATATGACTGTGCCCTTCGCTGAGCAGTTGGAAATTACTCACAACACAGATGTGTTTATTGGCATGCACGGGGCCGGTCTTACTCACCTTCTCTTCTTACCTGACTGGGCTGCTGCTTTTGAAGT CTACAATTGTGAAGATCCGAACTGTTACGCAGATCTGGCGCGACTGCGCGGGCTTAAGTATGTCACTTGGCGGGACAAGACGAAGCTAGTTCAACAAGACCAG GGCCACGGACCAGGCGGTGGATCACACGCGAAGTTCACCAATTACTCGTTCGACGTAAAGGAGTTCCTGCGACTGGTGGAGGAATGTGCGGCCTACGTAAGAGAGAGACAGGACTTTAAGAACTTTGTTGAAGCGTCCGCAGAAAAGAGGATGCATGAAGAGCTGTGA
- the LOC134790742 gene encoding transcription factor Dp-1 isoform X4, translating to MVKVVQNTNQTIGQIKLKQNPVKIIKLPAASEVNTQAPLYRTVKLSGIKCASKLVQVPVDTFARLQKVVPKTEPVELEEVTEQEEEQNVLEEVSIIESLPNIVPVTTKLETSTSTTNGKTSYLPTMSSASRRRHDSDNEPPPEYTTKRRKHADKVGKGLRHFSMKVCEKVRTKGFTSYNEVADELVLEFSAGMHGSADSQQYDQKNIRRRVYDALNVLMAMNIISKEKKEIRWLGLPTNSVQECTALEKEKQAKLEKIQKKTQQLQELILQHISFKSLIERNKEAESKGVKPSPSSAIHLPFIVVNTSDKALIDCSISNDKTEYMFNFNKRFQIHDDIDILKRMGLLYGLDKGECTEEEIERVKSMVPKSLEYYVEQMGRGVTSKLSSMLEEELDEAAEDEEGVEAEGEVEGEAGPEPEAEPDDEPAEYSDDSSDVDV from the exons ATGGTTAAAGTAGTGCAGAATACTAATCAAACCATTGGTCAAATTAAACTTAAACAAAATCCTGTAAAAATTATTAAGCTGCCAGCCGCCTCAGAGGTCAATACACAG GCTCCTCTATACCGGACTGTTAAGTTGAGTGGCATTAAATGTGCATCAA aaTTGGTTCAAGTACCTGTTGACACATTTGCTCGTCTGCAAAAAGTTGTTCCGAAAACTGAACCTGTGGAGCTAGAAGAAGTTACA GAACAGGAAGAGGAGCAGAACGTGTTAGAAGAGGTTAGCATTATCGAGAGCTTGCCCAACATAGTGCCAGTGACGACGAAACTAGAAACGAGTACAAGTACAACCAACGGCAAGACCAGTTACTTGCCGACCATGTCCAGTGCGTCCAGGCGGAGACACGACTCCGATAATGAACCACCACCAGAATA TACCACAAAACGACGTAAACATGCTGATAAAGTTGGAAAAGGTCTGCGGCATTTCTCCATGAAAGTTTGTGAAAAAGTGAGGACTAAAGGGTTTACATCGTACAATGAGGTGGCAGACGAGTTAGTGTTGGAATTCTCGGCTGGCATGCATGGATCAGCTGACAGTCAA CAATACGACCAAAAGAATATTCGCCGGAGAGTATATGACGCCTTAAACGTTTTAATGGCTATGAACATAATAtcaaaagaaaagaaagaaattCGGTGGTTAGGACTCCCAACTAATTCAGTACAAGAATGCACAGCACTAGAAAAGGAGAAACAAGCAAAACTGGAAAAGATTCAGAAGAAAACTCAGCAGCTACAAGAACTTATTTTACAG CACATCTCATTCAAGAGTTTAATAGAAAGAAATAAAGAGGCCGAGAGCAAAGGTGTTAAACCATCTCCATCCTCGGCCATTCATCTGCCGTTTATAGTTGTGAATACTAGTGATAAGGCACTTATCGACTGTAGTATATCAAATGACAa AACAGAGTATATGTTTAATTTCAACAAAAGGTTCCAGATTCATGATGACATAGACATATTAAAGAGGATGGGACTTCTATATG GTTTAGATAAAGGGGAATGTACAGAAGAAGAAATTGAAAGAGTCAAGAGCATGGTACCGAAATCGTTAGAGTATTATGTAGAAC AAATGGGTCGAGGCGTCACATCGAAGCTCTCTAGTATGCTCGAAGAGGAGCTGGACGAGGCTGCAGAAGACGAGGAGGGGGTCGAGGCGGAGGGCGAGGTGGAGGGCGAGGCGGGTCCGGAGCCCGAGGCCGAGCCCGACGACGAGCCCGCGGAGTACAG CGACGACAGCAGCGACGTCGACGTGTAG